The Mucilaginibacter gracilis genomic interval GAGGCCTTTTTTCACCGGAAATATTAAGAGAGGTGCTGGTAGAGGCCATACCGCAAAACGGTTTCGAGTTTCTGAAAACCCCCTTGTTGGTAACCGTTACTGATATCGAAAAATGCGTTAGCTTAACATTCTCTGAAGGGCCTTTATATGATGTACTGGTCGGCTCAGCCGCCATCCCGGCCTTATTCGACCCCATTCCCTATCAGGGTATGCTTTTGGTTGATGGCGGTGTACTTAATAATTTCCCGGTTGATTGCCTTTCAGGTAAATGCGATAAAATCATCGGATCGAATGTCAACAAACTTTTAAATAATGAAGGGGTACAGCTTTCTAAGTTACAGGTTCTGGAACGATGCGTCCATTTGGCTATCGCTAAAAAGGTCGCTTTACAGGCAATGTTATGCGACGTTTTGATTGAACCGCCGCTATTTAAGTACAATATGTTTGAAATGAAATATGCTGATGAAATTTTTGAGATCGGGTACCAGAAAGCAATAGCTCAAAAAGGACGACTTTTATTACTCGCCTAATGATAAAAATCATACTTACTTATGTTGCAGGTCAGTACTCAGCAACAGGTAAACAACAATCTTTAAATTAAACAGGAACGGGATGCGATATCATATATTAACGACGGATTACGATGGAACAATTGCTGAAAATGAACACGTCTCCGGGACAACTTTAGATGCGCTGGTTAGGCTTAAAGCAACGGGAAGGTACCTTATCCTGGTAACAGGTCGCGAACTGGATCAGTTACAGGCGATATTTCCTGAATACACGCTATTTGATTTGATCGTCGGTGAAAACGGGGCGTTAATTTACCACCCGGCAACGCTGAAAAAGATATTGTTGGGTGAACGACCGCCGGATTCTTTTATCCAGGCCTTAAAAGACAAGGGTATCCCGCTGTCGGTGGGCGAAGTTATTGTAGCAACATGGGAACCCCACCAGGATCTTGTACTGGAAACAATTAAAAACGCCGGCCTGGAATACCAGGTGATCTTTAACAAAGGGGCGATAATGATCTTGCCTCCGGGTGTAAATAAAGCCACCGGTTTACACCGGGCACTTAAAGAACTAAACCTTTCAGAACATAATACGGTGGCAGTGGGTGATGCTGAAAATGATAATGCCATGTTGCAGGCTGCGGAATGTGCCATAGCTGTCAATAATGCTTTACCACAATTGAAAGCTGCCGCAGACTTGGTAACGGCCGGCCAGCGTGGCGAAGGCGTATCGGAGTTAATCAGCCGGTTAATTCAGGATGATCTGGTCAACCTTGATACAAAGTTACTACGCCATTATCTTGAAATAGGCAAACAAGCGGATGGTTCGCCATTTAAAATAAGCCCCTACGGAAACAACATCCTGCTGACGGGTACGTCTGGCTGCGGTAAAACGACGCTGGCAGCAGCTTTTATGGGCCAACTGATTGACAAAAAGTACCAGTTTTGCCTGATAGACCCCGAAGGCGACTACCAGGACTTAGCCGGTGCTATAACAATTGGAGATAGCAGTCAGCCCCCTTTGATTGATCACGTTGTTAAAGTACTTAGTCAAACGGCTGAAAATGCCATCGTCTGTTTCCTCTCCATACCTTTAAATGATCGCCCTGCCTATTTCAAAAAACTTCGTTACGCTCTTACGGAACTGCGTAAAAATACCGGACACCCCCATTTTATCATTATTGATGAGGCGCATCATGTGCTACCAAAAGAAAATACGGAAAGCTTCAATGATTTTCCGGAAGATTTCACCAATATATTCGCGATAACGACCCAACCAGACCTGCTTTGTGCGGATCTTTTAAAAAGAATCGATATGATGCTGGCGATGGGACAGTTGCCCGCCCAAACCATCGGATTATTTGCCGCAGTTACCGGTGATACTATTGTTATTCCGGAATTATCGGCATTTCAAAAAAGGGATGTGCTGGTTTGGCAAAAAGAACCTAAAAGCGTCGCCATCATCAAAAGCAGTGAGCCGGGTCAGTTCCTGATGCGCCACAAGCGAAAATACGCCAGCGGGGATATGTATTCCAACAGCTTTTATTTCACCGGCCCCTCAAATCACCTGAACCTGAAAGCAAATAACCTGATGATGTTTATTCAGATGGCAGCGGGAATAGATGACGAAACCTGGTTGTACCATTTACACCGGCACGATTATTCGAAATGGTTCAGGAATTCCGTGAAAGACCCGAAACTATCCCTGCGTTCGGAAGCTATTGAAAACAACGAACCCAACCCTGCTTTATCTCGGCGGGAGATTTTCAGCCTTATTTTGAATAGGTATACCCTGCCTGCCTAGTGTGAATTATGTAAGCTATTTACGGAGTTGTGTAATGAATTGCTACAGTTCAATAACCAACTTTGTACCGTGTTAACATTGCTGCTTTTGCAAAAAAGGCATCTTTAAGAAGCGCATAAATACTCAAAGATGGTTAATGCTGCTACGTTATTAAAAATAGTTTCACCGCTTTGCTTTTTCAGCATTGGGTTATACGCGCCTTTGAAAGCCCAAGATTCCGCAGGGATTACCCGGGCGGTAAAATGGAATTTACAAACCTGTGTAGCTTACGCAAAGAAAAATAACGCGCAGATCAATAGCCTCCGGCTTTCACAGCTAACCAGTCAGCAGGAATACCTTTTGGCCCGGGCTGCGCGGTTGCCAGACCTATCGGGTTCGGCCTCGCAATATCTAGCTCATGGGAATGATTACAGTAATAATGGCACAGGCGGCTCCGGCTTTACATCCTCCGGCAGTTACGGACTGAGTTCATCGGTTACCCTGTATAACGGTAACTATGTCAACAATAATATCCGGCAAAAAAACCTTTACGTTCAATCAGCCAATCTGAATATTATCCAGCAGGAAAATGATATTACCCTGCAAATTACCCAAGCCTATCTCACGGTTCTAGTGGATAAAGAAAACATTATTTATAATACCGATCTGGTTAATACGTCAAAGGCCCAGGTAGCACTCGCGCAAAAAAAATATAAAGCGGAAAGTGTGGCCCGAAAAGACCTCATCCAATTGCAGGCCCAGCAGGCAGCAGACCAATACACCCTGGTTAATTTCAGAAATGCGGAGCGGAGCGACCTGCTTACCCTCAAGCAGATACTGCTGTTAAACAGCGGCGTAGGATTCGATATCATTAAGCCTGAATCAATACAGTTCAGCGATAGCGTTACGTCATTTCAGGATGTTGAACAATTTGCCTTGAAAACCAGGCCAGAAGTACAGAACGGCCAGTTAAATGTACATATAGCAGAGTTAGAAACAGCTAAAGCAAGGGCTGGTTACAAGCCATCTCTAAGCGGGGGTGCAGCACTTAATTCGGGATATAACAGCGGCCAGGAAGCTGGATATCCTGGTCAGCTAAAAAACAACTTTAACCAACAGGTAGGCTTAACGCTAACGATACCCATATTTAATAAAGGGGTGGTTAAAACACAGGTTGAAGAGGCTAAAATAGCCGTAACCCAGGCCCGGCTTGATCTTAGTAATACCCGGATCGTGCTCTCACAGGCAGTAGAACGGGCTTATATTAATGTTGAAAACGCGATAAGCCAGTATATGGCCGCGCAGGAAGGTTATCAATACAGCAAAGAAAGCTACCGCATAGCCGCTGAACTACTGCGGGTTGGCGCAGCCAATACGGTGGACTTTTTATTACAGAAAAACCTTTTTGTACAAGCTCAGCAGGCATTCATTCAGGCCAGTTACAATCAATTGCTCAGCCGAAAGATCTATGATTTTTACCGGGGTATCCCTATTACACTTTAAGCATTGGCCATTATGAAGCGTTACTATAAAATATCAGGAATTGTTTTAGCCGTGCTACTGGCCATTTCGCTGGTATGGTACTTTTTGATCAGAAAGACAGTTAAACCGCGTGTGCTCCAGTCGCAGTACCCTATTTATGGCTATATCGCGCAAAGCGTTACCGCTACCGGTAAAATAGAGCCTGTAGACACCGTTACGGTTGGTTCCCAGGTATCGGGAATCATTAAATACCTGTATGTTGATTTTAATTCAAAAGTGAATAAGGGAGAGTTACTGGCCGAATTGGATAAATCATTATTACAGGCCACGTTAGACCAATTTAACGGTAATTTGCAGAGTGCCATGAGCCAGCGCCTTTACGCTGAAAATAATTTTAGCAGGCAGAACCAGCTTTTTAAAGCTGATGCCATTAGTAAAGCTGATTATGATATAGCGCTGAATACCTTAAATGCGGCTAAAGCAGCGGTCGCGAGTGTGGCTGCACAGGTACGTTCTGCAAAGAAAAATCTATCCTACACGGATATTTATTCGCCTATTGACGGTGTTGTACTGAACCGGAATATCAATATCGGGCAAACTGTTGCTGCAAGTTTTAGCACGCCAACACTTTTCGTGATCGCTAAGGACATTACCAAAATGGAGGTAGATGCCAATGTAGATGAAGCGGATATAGGAGAAGTTAAAGCAGGAGAGCGTGCCATTTTTACGGTGGATGCATTCATTAACGACAAGTTTATCGGCACTGTCAAAGATATCAGGCTTCGCCCTTCTGTTTCGGCAAATGTGGTCACTTATACCACCATCATTAATGCGCCCAATGATGATATGAAACTCAAGCCGGGAATGACCGCCAACATTGTGATCTATACAAAGGAAGTAGAGCACACTCTTTTGATACCTGCAAAAGCCATCAAGTTTACGCCCGACTCATCTTTGAAAGTACAATATCATCTTACGGACGATGCCGGTTATGATAGCAAGGCCAAACTCAGCGGCGGCACCAACACATCAGCTAAATCGGCGGTTAAAAACCGCACCGACAGTATGGGTTTGTCCGCTCAGGCCGCAATCGTATGGCTGTTACAGGGCAAAAAACTGGTTAAAAGGAAAATAAAAATCGGCTTAAATGATAATACCCAAGTGGAAGTACTGTCGGGCCTTACCCCAGCTGATCTGGTCGTAACCGGTGTTTTAACTTCTGGGGCTTCCCAGGGGGCAAAAGCCAGTACAGCCAGCACCAGCCCTTTTATGCCTAAACAACAAAAGCGCGGAGGACGGGCAAAATGAGCAAAAAAATAATTGAAATAAAAGACCTGAAGCGGGAGTTTTTGATGGGCAGTGAAACGGTTCACGCCCTAAGGGGAATCACCTTTGATATACTGGCGGGCGAATTTGTAACGATCATGGGCGCCAGTGGTTCGGGTAAAACTACCTTATTAAATATTTTAGGGTGCCTGGATAAACCTACCAGCGGATCGTATTTATTAGATGGCGTGGATATTAACAAACAAACCCGTGATGAGCTCGCGCAGCTGCGTAACCGTAAGATCGGATTCGTTTTTCAATCCTACAACCTGCTACCCCGGACTTCCGCATTAGAGAATGTGGAACTCCCGCTGTTGTATAATAACACGGTAAACAGCATCGACCGGCACGACAGGGCCATAAAGGCCCTGGAAGCGGTAAAACTTGCTGACAGGTTTGATCACATGCCAAACCAGTTATCGGGAGGGCAGCAGCAGCGCGTAGCCATCGCACGGGCATTAATCAATGAGCCGGTGATGATTTTAGCAGACGAGGCCACCGGCAACCTGGATAGCCGTACCTCCTATGAAATCATGGCATTGATGCAGGATTTGAACCAACAGGGAAAAACCATTGTTTTTATAACGCATGAACCAGATATCGCTACATTCAGCAACCGCACCATAACGCTTCGTGATGGCAAGATATTGAGCGATCAAAAGAATGAAACGCCGGCATCGGCCAAAGATACATTAGCGGCATTGCCGGTTAACAACGAATAATTAAAGAAAGCTGTGAATATATTCAACCTTTTACGGATAGCTTATTTAGCGTTGCTCAGAAATAAGCTTAGGGCATTTTTAACCATGCTGGGTATTGTTATTGGTGTAGCTTCGGTTATTGCCATGGTTGCTATAGGTGAGGGTTCCAAGCAAAGTATTCATGATCAGCTTTCCGGCATGGGCTCTAACATGATTTCCGTTTTACCCAGCAGTAATCTCCAGGGTGGTGTGAAAATAGCCGGATCAAGCTACCAGACCCTGACCGAAAAGGATATCACTGCTATAAGGGAAGGTTCCGGATACGTAACGGCGGTGTCCCCGATCGTTAGCTCTAAATCACAGGCGATCAACGGCGCGCTTAACTGGCCAACGACGATGCAGGGCGTTAACACCGAATACCTCGATATACGGATGTTGACACTTAAAGACGGTATAGCATTTACAGACGATGATGTGAGGGCCTCTGCCAAGGTTTGCCTGATTGGCCAGACAGTGATTGATAACCTGTTCCCGAACGGTGATAACCCGATAGGTAAGATCATCCGCTTTAATAAAATACCATTCCAGATCATAGGTATTCTCAGTCCTAAAGGACAAAACGCTTTTGGACAAGATCAGGATGATATCCTGATCGCTCCTTATACCACTGTGCAAAAAAGGATATTGGCATCCATTTACTTTCAGAATATTTTTGCTTCAGCGGCGAATGAACAAGTGATAGATTCCGCGACAGTGCAGATTACCCGAATACTTCGTGAATCCCATCGGTTAAAACCATCAGAAGATAACGACTTTACGGTACGTACCCAGGCTGAACTCATTAATACGCTAAGTTCAACGAGTAGCTTGTTAACCATACTGTTGACTGTTGTATCAGGAATATCATTGGTAATAGGTGGTATTGGCATTATGAACATCATGTATGTGTCCGTTACGGAGCGTACACGCGAAATAGGCCTGCGTATGTCCATCGGTGCCAGTGGAAAAGATATACTCCTACAGTTTCTGATTGAAGCTGTCCTGATCAGTGTCACCGGCGGTGTTATAGGGGTAGTCTTAGGATTTCTTTCCACTTGGCTCGTTACACTGATGCTTAAATGGCCCACGGTCGTTTCTCAATCGTCCGTGATTCTATCATCTGTGGTTTGTGCACTTACAGGTATTTTTTTCGGCTGGTATCCGGCGCAGAAAGCTTCGAAATTAGATCCAATTGAGGCATTACGGTATGAATAAATGAAATCATAATTATATTATCGTTCTCAGAATGTGTGAATCATGTAATTTATTCACATAGTTGTGTAAGAGATATAATGCAACAACTACGCATCTTTATTTAATTACGTTTATGCCGATATTCAAACTGCACCCTGCTCCATAACCAGAAATTAATTGAAACTAACAGATGACATTAACTGAAAAATCGCTAATGCCTTTTGAAAGTCAGTTAAAAGAGGCCAGCGACAAGTTTGATACGATCTTCAACCTCACCAGCGCGGCCAGTAAAATCCTCAATGCTGATCTGACCATTATAAAAGTTAACCAGGCGCTTATTGAATTATTAGGATTCCCGGCAGCAGAAATTGAAGGGACTAAGATCATGGAGTATGTCTGCGCCGAATATAGAGGGCAATGGCACGACCTGCAGGAGGCGCTCTGGCATAAAGAACTCCCATTTTTTAAACTGGAAGCCTGCCTAGTAAAAAAAAATAGATCATTAGTGTGGGTTCACGTAACCACTGTGTTGTACCACGAAGGAAACGAAACCTTCGGATTTACGGTGCTGGACGATTTTACTTCCCAGAAAAATCTGGAGGATAGCGAAAAGCAACTTAAAACAGCCCTCGGAAACTCCAGGAAGATCAAGGAAACCTTGCGTCATAACGAACGGCACCTCTCCCAAATTCTGGAAACCATGGCCGAAGGGGTATGTATTGTTAACAAAGCAGGTAAGCTGACCTACACTAACCCGATGGCCCAAAAGATCTTCGGACTGGATCAGGCCGGAATGTTAGCCCGAAATTACAATGATGATAAATGGCATAACTTGAGATTGGATGGTTCTCCGTTGCCCCATGAGGAACACCCGATGATGATCATGATGGCAAGCGGAAAGCCTGTTTTTGATGAGGAGATCGCCATTCAGCCGCGTAATGGAGAGCGGTTTTATATTTCTTTTAATGCGGCCCCCATATTTGATGATGACGGAATAATAACTGAAGGCGTCGGTACTTTTATGGATGTGACTCAGCGCCGGAAACTGATCCAGCATAAAGATGAATTTATCAGCGTGGCCAGTCATGAACTTAAAACGCCTGTTACCAGTCTGAAGCTTGCTTTGCAGCTGTTGAGCAGGATGAAGGATAACCCTTCGCCGTTAAAGTTACCCCAGTTAATTGACCAGGCCAATAAGAGCCTTGATAAATTAAGTGTATTGGTGGCTGACCTGCTCAATGTCAGTAAAGTGAATGAAGGACAGCTGGAGCTTAATAAAACATGGTTCAACATTTCAACGGTAGTTAATGATTGCTGTTATCATATCCGCGCTGCCGGAGATTACACCATCAACACAACTGGCGATATGGATTTGCAGGTATTGGCAGATGTTGACCGTATAGACCAGGTGATTACCAATTTTGTAAATAACGCCGTCAAATATGCTTCAGAATCGAAAACGATAGCTGTTCATATCAGCAAACATGCGGATACCGCAAAAGTATCAGTTAGTGACGAAGGACCAGGAATACCAATTGCCAAGGTACCGCACTTGTTTGACCGTTATTATCAGGCTGATGCCAGCAGCAACCAGATTTCAGGTTTGGGCTTAGGGTTATACATCGCAGCGGAAATTATTAAGAAACATGGTGGTCAAATTGGAGTGGAAAGTGAATTGGGGAAGGGTAGTAGCTTTTGGTTCACGTTGCCAGTCTCTTTAGCTGCCTGCTGTTAAGAACATTGAAAAGGCCAGACATGAAAGTTAAAGGCCAAAAAGCTTATCCCCTAAAATAAATGGAATTGCAAAAGTTAAAGAATGTCGCCATTATAGTAGCGCATCCCGATGATGAAACCTTATGGGCCGGAGGTACAATGATGAGCAATCCTTCATGGAAATGTTATGTGGTTTGCCTTTGCAGGAAAAGTGATCAGGACAGAGCCCCCAGATTCTTTAAGGCTTTAACCGTATTAGGAGCGACAGGGATTATGGGTGACCTTAATGACGGCCCTGAACAAATACCACTAAAAGATAACGACGTACAGGAAATGATTAAACGACTAATTCCGGATCTGATGTATGATCTGGTTATTACGCACAACCCGGACGGGGAGTATACCAGGCATCTCAGGCATGAAGAAATCAGCAGGGCAGTAATCAATTTATGGGCGAAAGGTCTGATCGCAGCAAAGCAGCTTTGGACATTTGCCTATGAGGACGGGCACAAAAGTCACTATCCGAAACCGCAGGTCAATGCCGATTTCTACCATATTCTGGAGCAACGTGTGTATGACCTGAAATACAATATCATTACCCTGACCTATGGCTTTGAAAAAAGCAGCTGGGAGGCTAAAACAACCCCACAGAATGAAGCTTTCTGGTATTTCCCCAACCCGGTAAAAGCAATGCAATGGGTGGCGAAAGGAGGAGCCGCCTCATGAAAGTCCTGTTATTATATGATTACCCGGCCTCACCAGGGGGACTTGCTACCCAGGGAAGCCTGCTTTACAAAGGGCTGCTGGAAATGGGTGTAGATGTCCATTCAGTCCACTATGAATCCGAACAGGAGAAAGAATGGTATTATCGGTGGTTTAAACCGGATATCGCAGTTGGTATAGGTTATTGGGGACACACACCCCATTTGATCCTGCATCCGCAGCGATTTGGAATCCAGCCCGTTCCCTGGTTAGTGGCCAATGGTTACATTGCCAATTATCAGGATGTGCTCAATAAACTCCCACTGATTTTAGTTACCTCGAACTGGGTAAAGGAAATGTACGTCCGTGACGGCATTTGCGGGGACAAAATTGAAGTATTGCCTGTTGGTTGTGATACCGATAAATTTACACCGTACGCTAAAGATGATCCAAAAATCTTAGCGGTAAGAGATTCATTGGGTATCACACCTGAACAATTAATGATCTTAACGGTAGGCGGCGATGCCGCATCCAAGGGTGCAAGAGAAGTGATGCAGGCTTTAGCCCGCATAGACGATCAGCTACCCGACTGGCGCTATGTATGTAAAACCTGGCCGCAGCCGCGAACCGCCATACAAAACAGTGAAGATCTGAAACTGGCTAAAGAACTGGGTATTGAAGAAAAAGTAATCTATGCCACCAGTATTACCTCACGTAACTTTATGCCTTACCTGATCGGGGCCTGTGATGTTTATGCCGGTCCTTCCCGGCTGGAAGGCTTCGGTATGCCCCAGGTGGAAGCTGGTGCGTCCGGTAAAGCGGTTATAGGAATTAATGCGATGGGCATGCTCGATACTTTGGTAAACGGGGAGACGGCATTGCTTGCAGCGGTTGCCGAACATATTAGAGTGAGTGAAGTAACTATTGGGGATGAATGCGGGTTAGCCAAACAGCGAAAAGTCCTATTTGACGTGCCAAGAACAATTGACTACAGGGCAAGTGTCGATGACATTGCAAAATATCTGGTGGAATTACTAAACGATCCTAAGTTGAGGTTGAAGTTAAGCGAAGCCGGTCGTAAACGCGTAGTAGCGAATTTCGATTACCGTTTAGTGGCTGAAAAATTCATGGAACTGGTCAAAAAAAATATAGCAATTAAATAAGCTGATTATGGAAACTACGGATTGGGAAATCATAGAAAAAGCCAGGATGGCCGCCATTCAGGTTTTAACGTATAATGCGAATGGCCCGTTTGATGGTTTGCCCCGCACCGCCGGATGGGGGTATCCCGAGCCATACACCAGGGATTTAATGATCTCCATATTGGGAATAGCGGTAACAGCTGACGAGGTACTTATAGCAAGTACCCGAAGAGTGTTGGAAACGCTGGCAGAAAATCAAACAACGCTTGGCCATATTACCTCTCTTGTTCATGATAAAGAGGATCGTGGCGCAAGCGATACCACACCGTTGTTTTTACTGGGTGTTGGCATTTACCGAAAACTCACCGGAGAAACCGCTTTTTTGGAAGCCGCTGTTTCAAAATCGCTGAAATGGATGGAATACCAAAGTCCCGATGATCGATACCTGGTGGCCCAACAACCTACAAGCGACTGGCGGGATGAGCAGTGGGTCACCGGATATGGATTGTACGTAAATACCTTGGTCTATAGCTATCTTCGTTTGTTTGGCCTGCACGAAAGGGCAAACGGGCTAAGTAAAGAACTTAAAGAGCCAAGTATCACAGGTGGCTTTATACAGCATCATGTTCATGAAGGCCTGGTAGTAAAAAACAAGCCCTATTACGCATTCTGGTCGTACAAAATTTTCTGCAGCGACCGGTTTGACCTGCTTGGGAACAGCCTGGCGATATTATCAGGTCTGACTTCCATATTACAGGCGGAGGAAATAATCTCCTGGATTGAAAAAGAATGCCTGAATATGAAAGTAAAAGGTGACTTGGCTGTTGACCTGCCTCCTAATTTTTTCCCGTTTGTTCTGCCCGGGGATGCCGACTGGCACCCCCGGTATGAAACCTTTAATTTGCCTGGACATTATCATAACGGAGGAGTTTGGCCATTTATATGCGGCTTTTATATCGCCGCACTTGTTGCTGCCGGTCAATTCGTGCTGGCCGAAGAAAAGCTAATAGCGCTGAC includes:
- a CDS encoding glycoside hydrolase 100 family protein, translating into METTDWEIIEKARMAAIQVLTYNANGPFDGLPRTAGWGYPEPYTRDLMISILGIAVTADEVLIASTRRVLETLAENQTTLGHITSLVHDKEDRGASDTTPLFLLGVGIYRKLTGETAFLEAAVSKSLKWMEYQSPDDRYLVAQQPTSDWRDEQWVTGYGLYVNTLVYSYLRLFGLHERANGLSKELKEPSITGGFIQHHVHEGLVVKNKPYYAFWSYKIFCSDRFDLLGNSLAILSGLTSILQAEEIISWIEKECLNMKVKGDLAVDLPPNFFPFVLPGDADWHPRYETFNLPGHYHNGGVWPFICGFYIAALVAAGQFVLAEEKLIALTKLIGISSDKKLDYGFNEWIKAQDGRVMGQDWQTWSAALYLYAAKCVEIKKTPFFEDIRK